The following nucleotide sequence is from Atribacterota bacterium.
CGTTGAGTCCTACGAAATTTTTGCTCAAACAACCGGAGAAGAAATTCGGGAACGGATGTACCAGTTTGTGAATCGGGAAGGGAAATTAGTGTGTCTGCGACCAGAATTCACGACCTCTGTGGCTCGAATGTTTGCCAAAGAGGAAGAAACAAACCTCCCCCGGCGAGTTTACTACGCCGGGAAAATTTTTCGTTACCCCGCTTCACCTTTTTGTTTCGAAAGCGAGTTAACTCAGATTGGGGTAGAACACATTGGCTCCAACACCATCGAAAGTGACGGAGAAGTCATCGCCCTGGCTGTATCATCTCTCAAAGCGCTGGGTATCCATGGTTTTCAGGTTGATATTGGACACGTGGGTGTGTTCCGATACCTTTTGGCAAAACTCCCCCTGACTGATGAAGAGCGAAGCATAGCCAAAGACCTCATCAAGAAAAAAGATTTTGTGGCTCTACAGAACTTCTGGCAGAAGAAAAAACTTGAGGAACACCCTGCAGCCACTTTCCTTTTGCGTTTTCCCTTCCTGCGGGGTAGAGAAGAAATCCTTTTAGAGGGGCAAGAATGGTCACAGGATTCAGAATGGACCACCATTATGGAGTATTTAAAGCAAATATTTGTTCGACTCCGGGAATTTGGATTGGCGGAACACCTTTTTCTGAACCTTGGTCTTATCCGGGATTTTGATTACTACACCGGGGTAATCTGGGAAGGGTTCTCACCGCATCTGGGATACCCACTCCTGGCAGGAGGACGGTACGATGAGCTCTTCCAAATTTTTGGAAAAGACTTTCCATCCTGTGGTTTTGCTCTCTTTCTCGAACGGGTAGTGGAGGCGATGCAGAAATATAAAAGTTGGGAAGAAAAAGTTACCTCTCCCATTCGCCTAACCTATCCCCCCGGGTGGGGGAAAAAGGCCTTCGAGGTTGCAGAGAAACTTCGCCAGGAAGGGTTCTCAATAGTTATGGAAGAAACCGAAGACGAAGCATTCACCTTAACCTCACCGGTAAAAACAATCCAGTTTTCGATTCCAGAAATGGAGAGTATAGAAAAAATCATAAAGGAGCTGAGATCTTGAACAAATTGACCATCGCTGTCCCAACCGGAAGATTAAAGGAAGAAGCATTGAACCTCCTTTTTCGGATGCCTCACTGTCCATCCCTTCCCCTTGATTCCCGTAAACTGGTCATCGAAGAAGAAAACTCTCCCTGGAGGATTCTCCTCACCCACCCCAAAGACGTTTCCACCTACGTGGAATATGGAGTGGCCGACCTTGGAATTGTGGGAAAAGACATTATCTTAGAGCGGGGAAATGAAATCTACGAACTTTTGGACCTTAAAATCGGGCTATGTGTTATGGTCTTAGCTGCTCCAGAAAGGGTCACTCTGGAATCGCTGTGGGAGAAGGGACGGATTCGTATTGCCACCAAATACCCCAACTTCACCCGCCGGTATTTGCAAGAAAAAGGAGTGAT
It contains:
- the hisG gene encoding ATP phosphoribosyltransferase; this encodes MLNKLTIAVPTGRLKEEALNLLFRMPHCPSLPLDSRKLVIEEENSPWRILLTHPKDVSTYVEYGVADLGIVGKDIILERGNEIYELLDLKIGLCVMVLAAPERVTLESLWEKGRIRIATKYPNFTRRYLQEKGVIGDIIFLYGSIEIAPNIGLADAIVDLVSTGKTLRENHLRVMEEIVPVSGRLVVNRISIKTKGETIRNFVEEIKGVIRA
- the hisZ gene encoding ATP phosphoribosyltransferase regulatory subunit, which gives rise to MESILGMRDIYPREARLRRKIQETLCQLFKSWGYEEVEPPTVESYEIFAQTTGEEIRERMYQFVNREGKLVCLRPEFTTSVARMFAKEEETNLPRRVYYAGKIFRYPASPFCFESELTQIGVEHIGSNTIESDGEVIALAVSSLKALGIHGFQVDIGHVGVFRYLLAKLPLTDEERSIAKDLIKKKDFVALQNFWQKKKLEEHPAATFLLRFPFLRGREEILLEGQEWSQDSEWTTIMEYLKQIFVRLREFGLAEHLFLNLGLIRDFDYYTGVIWEGFSPHLGYPLLAGGRYDELFQIFGKDFPSCGFALFLERVVEAMQKYKSWEEKVTSPIRLTYPPGWGKKAFEVAEKLRQEGFSIVMEETEDEAFTLTSPVKTIQFSIPEMESIEKIIKELRS